The sequence CCTAGTTTATGACATCTTCAAAATCAATGATCTATAAATCATTAAGATTGGATACTCAATGTTGCTAAAGTTATTAAGAATGCCTATTAAGTTGATTACTCAATGTTACTAACTGGAATAATTCAAAATGCCCATAAGGTTTGATACTCAAGCAAGCTTTGTCACTTTCTTTTGCTCTCTGCTATGTGTTACTGTGTTTTTTCTGTGTTGCTGGCTGTTCCAGCTGTGCTTCTATAATGTCTTTGTACTGATCTGATgtatttcctttaaataaaaatttgctcattcataaaaaaagggGGTTAGATACTGAAGCATTGCTTAGAACCCAGAGAAAAATTGTAAGATTTATTTCAGGGaagaatttaatctcttaaaCACGCACATATGCATCCAATGAACActaattatgttaagcattccTCCCTTTGTCATTACCTCAATAGAAACTCGTGCACGTAGTTTACACCTTGGAAAATAGGCAGAGTGCTTCCAAGACCCTCCATATTGGGGGTTACTGACATATAAATGCAATGGCATCCTGTAATTGGCTGGTAGATGCTCTGCCATACTCATAAATGTGAATTTTAGTAAAGGGAATGACACTTTTATCAAAGGGAAGAGTTGCAATTAGCAGCAGATCATGGACTCATTATGAAATTTAACTAGCAAAATTTCCTTGTTTCTTGTGTAGACCCTGTGTACTAGGATAGTGCtttattttgctcttttttttttttaatgaaattttattacttatttaaaataaaataaaaatccatgtgTTCTTATCAAGAATTGGTATGAGGAAGTGCATTACCATTAAAAGTTCATCATTTTTGTTCCTGCTGTCAGGGCAATGAAGATCTTATTATTGTTCATGATGCTCTTAAGTATGGGGAATGCCGTTTATCACTGGCGGTAAGTTGTTCTTGTGGATAGCCAACTGAAACTTACTGCTTATCTCATAACTTTTACTGTTAATAATCTTGGTATATCACCGATCATAACAATCTTGGTATATCCTTTGTCCTTTCAGATTCCCAAATATGGGATTTTTGAGAACATAAATTCTCTAAAAGACCTAGCACAAATGACTCAATGGACTGCTGAAAATCCTCTGCGAGTCGCTACTGGATTCACCTACGTATGAtctgtgttttattttattattttatgaaaagttcagtttattttttatttttgtaacatTTTCAGTTTCGGCCCTATCCTTCTGCACAGCTAGGTCCTAAATTTATGAAAGAAAATGGACTAAAGTATGTGACTTTTTCAACTGCTGATGGAGCACTGGAGGCAGCTCCTGCGGTGAGAAATGCATTCTTTCTTTATGATTTGCcgatttctttctttctttttgttattctcTTTTTCCTCAATTTAGAACTGAATTGTTGCTGTCCATTGAGATAGTTAATCTAGTCCCTCTTCATATATTAGCACAATGCATGTTGTTCTTGGGGAAGAGGCTTAGAATTTCTTTTGATCCAGAATATTGATCACCCTACTAgtcaatttatttgttattaacaTATTCTTAAtattcttttcccttttaaagAAGATTGTTTATTTTGGTTAgctaattatttatattctttacTGTTGTACCAGATTAGTGGTTGATGAGATAAATTATTTGATTGTCAGTTCTGTATACAGCACTGAAcaatctcttttcattttcccCCATTGCTTAGAGAcgtaatttttttgaaagatgaTAAGAATGGAAACTATAAATAAGCtattatgggttttttttctttggtgggGGTGGGAGGGTGGGGGGAAGTTGGTCTAGTTCATAAAAAGGCACAgaaagaaattgagagaatgaataaaaagTGGATAGAAGCACAactaaaatagaaatagaaGCTAAGATGGGTTTGAAGACTGAAATTGAAATAGCTGAGCTCATTCACTGAACACAACTAAGTGAGCTATGCAGAGGGGAAGGCAGTCTCCAACAGAGGAGTCCATATTGTTGGCTTCACCGGTTAGGAAAAGAtggctttatttatttattttgagggGTGTGGAATCAATGTATAGCTGACCTTAATTCATATGAAAGGAGACAGTTGTAAAGTGCAATTTAGATTCTACATtccaccttctttttttttcttttttctttttttctgtctGGTAACTCTTCAAACCCACCACAATGCAACCCAGACTGGGTCACAAGCCCGCATGACTGAGCTTGGCTACTTTTCTACTTCTGttagttttataataaaataaaataaaaattgtatgaaACCTTGAAATAATTGATTTTCATTGGACAAATTACTTGTCTTCCTTTGAATTCTCTCCACTTCTTCtccatagagaaagaaaaaacgATGACCCCTCAAGCACATTTTGTTCACTATCGTGAACACAAAGTACTCTTTTCAATAAAGCTTCtattacctatccaaaaaaaagaaaaaagaaatgatgaCCCTTTTCTCTTTACCCTTCATTCTCCCTTTTGGTGTTTTTAGGTGATGAGCATAATGCTCACTAAAATGTTGATAAATATGTCCTAAATTAAGAATCCTGAATGCTTCGACAAGCTGTGGATAACAAACGACACGGATGATCATATATggttctgttttgttttgttccgTCTGTTGTCACGTTACAGCTCTTTCTGCAGTATTTTCCCTAATAAGATTTAGCACTTCAAATATCCAATTGGTTGAGGTTGTCATAACATAGAGCTATACGCAATGGCTTCTAAAGGAAAGTTGTGGGTCTTGGGTGACAGTTCTGTATGTAAAGCaattaaaatatgaataaaataattcattttgtTACATAATATTTCCCGTGGAAAATGTTGCCTTTTGGTTTGAGACGTTCGTGGTTTGGATAATGACGTCACTTGTTAAAATGGAAATTTTGTATTGGATAATGGTGTTATCAAGTGTAGCTGACTGCTTAATAAATACATGCTATCTCCACATGAATTTTATATAGACTACTTGTCTTTACTGTAAATTCAGATGGGCGTAGCTGATGCAATTGTGGACCTTGTGAGTAGTGGAACAACACTGAAAGAAAACGACTTGAAAGAAATTAAAGGTGGAATTGTGTTGAAAAGCCAGGTTAGCTATCTTGGACCTTGCCAAGCATCAAATTTTGTAGTTTCTAGAATGCTATTAAAAGAGGGACTTCGGGTAACTGCTTTTCTTACACagttaattttgcattttgtcTTTATCACATCTTGTCATACAACATTCTTCAGGCTGTTCTTGTTGCAAGTCGGAAAGCATTGATGCAGAGGGAAGGTGCATTGGACATAACACGTAAGATTCTTAAAAGATTGGAGAAACGTTTGGAGACTGTTGGTCAGTTCAGGGTATGTCATGTTCTTCTGCTGGGgttgcattttatttaaatttagttttatgTTGCTTACTCACTTCACTGGCAGGTTTCTGCAAACATGAGGGGAAGTAGTGCGGAGGAAGTGGCTGAGAGAATACTGAGTCAGCCATCATTATCTGGACTGCAGGTGTGCTTTGGAATGAAATCAATCACTTTTATTCTCCCAACTAAGTTTTCCACAATCATTTTTtgtaagtaataaaaaaaatttaaaatggaaaGGCTCTAGCCCTAGTACACAGGAAGTATAAAGGGAAGCACAAAGAAATCtaagaacataaataaaaataaataaatgtcttgACCGTAACAATCAAAACCAGCTTGTTTTTAACAGGTTGGTTCAACTTAACCCGGTATGACATGCAGGTTTGTCCAGTTTATGTAGCACCAGTTACTGGGGTTTGAGTCTTAACATGTAGATTTTGAACTCATAAGAAATCTCTGTGCCCATCTTTTGTATTGaactatataatatatgttGAAAAACAAGGACACTAGTTTCTGGCATCTCTCATCTCGCTAGGGATTTTTGTATCTGGCTCCACATTGAATTGAGTTTCCCTGACCAGAAATCCACCTGCAAACTTAATTGTATGGATATTGACTGATGCAGGTTGTAGGCAATGGAGTTCTTGTTTCTCTTTTGACCAACATTTTTAATGAAGAGACTCCAAGATGGTACAAGCTTCTCAAAAAACTTGGACTTTAGTCCATTGTAGCAAATGCATTGAGCATGTTGTTGTAGTTACGTAGTTGTATTAATGTTGAAGAGTTTCTTGTGCTCATCCCTGCTAGAAGGCTGAGGAGCATACTTTTCGAGTAGCTTTTTCTTTAATCCTAatgctatgtttggaagtttgtAGGGAAAGGAAAGTAGAGGGAAGTAAAGGGGAATGATTAGTCTTCAActtatttggatatttttaaaattaagtatgGGGATGGGAATAATCAGCCCTtcctcttgtttggatgttttaaaaattagaagaggaaatgattaaatatatttaaatagacgaatttacccctatttgaaaatagacttgcaacattggtctatgattaatttgttagattaaataattgtGACTACAAcatgcattatatatatatatattttatttgaattaaataatcaacattGATCTatgattaattatatatatatatatatatttaactaaaaaaaacccATCCCTTATtggtaataattaaaataggaaaaaatgtttggtttgtttgtttactaAAATAATCAACGAAATATTGAATTTTGAgtgtttctttcatttattattattattattattattttaatattttttattttgctagtttgtgaatttaatttttgcagATTCAAAGAAGAATtgagaccaaaaaaataaaaaaataaaagtcaggGAGAGTGACTCTTTGAATTAAGTAAAAAAGGGGATCCTACTATGTAATATGTAATATAAACTCAAGCATTTGCCCACTTACTATTCAAAAACTAAACAATAGTTCACAGCTGAAgttcaaaaaagaaagcaaCCCAAAATTCTCAACCCTACTAACTACTAAGCAATAGCACACAAATTTCAACAACTTTGAAGTGACTTTAACCAAAACAAATGAACAACTCTTCAAAGTAACTTCATTTTGAGCAACTAAATGATCAATTTCTTCAATGTTTTCAATAGAGCCCTCTCTGGTTGAAGTAGCCCATTGTTGCCTCATCTCCAATGCATTTTTAGATTGTTCCCCAATTGCTTTATCTTTTCCATAAagctcaaccaatttgttgtaGTTTGGAAATGGTTTGTTCTTAAGCCCTTTTGCTTTAGGTTTAGCTTACTGTTAAAAAATGGCAACAAAATAAGAATTGTATTAGTATAATGAAATGACCTTGACAAGTTTAATTGTAATCAAACAATTAGCACATAAGAAATTATAGCTTCCAAAACCAATGGTGATTGATATTAATAATTGTCAATTTATCATAACTAGAATTAAACCTCAATATTTAAAGTTGCAAATAATGAAGATCAACAAAGAGAAGATAATCATTGTGAGAATTGAGAAGTCAAGTCGTCTGTCAAACCTCAAGAGGTTAATTTGTCATTCAATTATGACTGCTTAGGAAGGGTCACATAGTACTTATTGcaacatatttatttttacaactcATCTTAACTCAACTGGTGTACAAGTCCATGTTAGTAGATCCGTTAttgaaacaaatatatatacataatataaatgACAAACCTGGATTAGACTTTCCCAAAATCTTGATCATTCCAAAAATGGCGAATGTTTGTCTTTCTAACCTCAAAGTACTAATTGAGTAAGTTACTTGTCTCCTTTAAGGCCTCCTTCGAAGTATTAACCAATAGGCTACAAAACAAACTACATAAGCAACTGACATTCGACGTCTCCATTCCCAAATTTGCAATGCACGTTTCCTTTTATTCTCTTGTATATCCATCTAATAAAATTATCCCATGGCAGCAAAGCTATTACAACCCATGATATGCATAAACACACTAAAAACAACTAAAAGAACCAACTTCATAGCAACGAACAACATGCAAACACAGAGACATGTTGAATGCATGTGTGTGCGCACATGCTAGAATATGCACACAATCAAAGAAACTCACCTATGCAGTATGTACTATATTCATCATCAACAACTTTACAAGACAAATAAAACTATCACCATTACTAATTGACAAACCATGTTCCCTCTAGGAAATATCATGTCCTCTAGCACATATGCATAggcatttaatttttgtaacctaaaatctaatttttaacatttatggAGATTAAACAAGTCTCAAAGGATATCGGAGGATATAGATTATTTATACCTAGACTTTAGAAAATTTATGCTTTCATACTTTTTACTTAAATGTTCAAATGGTTAAAGGCTTCTGATATAAAAGAACTTAAGACAACTGTCATATTTATCTCTCTTAACCTTAGATGCATTATAGGGATTGTGGgaaaaattggcctttgccatttttaaaaaaccaatCCAGTATTTTGCCCCCTTTcctaaactaattagggaaatgcctctcttttgaaattcgattttcttaaaatcgtgttaagccctatagtgacgttttaaggacatATAGTGGCATTTTGAAACTCGAGCTCCTTGAACttgagttataggtaaaaaaaaaagaaaaaaaaattgcatgtaactcgacttcatggaaatcgagttacaaaatgccattataggtccttaaaacgtcactataggtttctcaaaatgccactatagggctccagaatattttattttttattttttataacttgattttgagaaaatcgagtttcagaaaaggggcatttccctaattaatttgggaaagaTGGCAAAatgctgtatttttttttttttttgaaaggggtatttgcccattttctcttAGGGATTGTATTAATTTGGGTGTGGTATACCGTATACCAAGCAGAAAATCTTATTTTGTATGAATCACAGATAGCAAAGTGGCACATATATTTAACattaaaatcacaatttaaactatgaaaaaatttatatgtttcATATTtgtgattattaaaataatttcaaaaagaaaaggcataaTTTTTGTCATCCTAGCACTCAAGCAACAATTAAATGTATTCCTAATGTATGCATTGAGGACACCTCTCTTACTAACAACCAGTACCCCATATGATAAATTGGCTTACCATGTGGGTTTTATTGATAAAGTAGAAACATGAAGCAATCTGTTccaatttaaaacaataaatcaGTCTTACCAAGGCTATATAAATGCCACCGATACTGCTCTTACTTATTTACGGAAACTTTTTAGAACAGAACACTAATGTATCACACATGAATTTACACATTTGGCgccaaatcaaattttgttctaCATATTTGGCGCCCAAATATGCAACTTCCTCTGCTACTTATATTCAATGAGTTTTGGCCACAAGGGGAGGGGGAAGGGAAAGGTAGGCTTCGAAGTAGTAACtccaatttttgtaaaaatttataaaaatagaatgaTACAATGGTACGTTTTTTACCATTAGCATTTTTCTAtaggctatttttttttccccctaagtTAGTATCACATGTATAACTCTCACTTACTGCTCCTAATGCCATTTTGCATTAGGAAATGCAATAGCAAAACTAATTGTTAGGTAGTAATTACGATTCAATTCAGCATTGTCTCAACACTAACtatgtttagttattctttCCATAATTGCTTAGTGTTGAGGGTCATTTGTGAGAATTCaggtggaaagaaagaaagcctaataacaagggc is a genomic window of Quercus lobata isolate SW786 chromosome 2, ValleyOak3.0 Primary Assembly, whole genome shotgun sequence containing:
- the LOC115977535 gene encoding ATP phosphoribosyltransferase 2, chloroplastic-like isoform X1, with the protein product MSVMLQPCLSASMPSFPFKRTVLVCCASSQQSDARVPERTKVRLGLPSKGCMESDTLRLLEVHIACQLPVNREKPRQYVGQIPELADLEVWFQRPKDIVRRLISGDIDLGIVGFDIVSEYGQGNEDLIIVHDALKYGECRLSLAIPKYGIFENINSLKDLAQMTQWTAENPLRVATGFTYLGPKFMKENGLKYVTFSTADGALEAAPAMGVADAIVDLVSSGTTLKENDLKEIKGGIVLKSQAVLVASRKALMQREGALDITRKILKRLEKRLETVGQFRVSANMRGSSAEEVAERILSQPSLSGLQVVGNGVLVSLLTNIFNEETPRWYKLLKKLGL
- the LOC115977535 gene encoding ATP phosphoribosyltransferase 2, chloroplastic-like isoform X2; its protein translation is MSVMLQPCLSASMPSFPFKRTVLVCCASSQQSDARVPERTKVRLGLPSKGCMESDTLRLLEACQLPVNREKPRQYVGQIPELADLEVWFQRPKDIVRRLISGDIDLGIVGFDIVSEYGQGNEDLIIVHDALKYGECRLSLAIPKYGIFENINSLKDLAQMTQWTAENPLRVATGFTYLGPKFMKENGLKYVTFSTADGALEAAPAMGVADAIVDLVSSGTTLKENDLKEIKGGIVLKSQAVLVASRKALMQREGALDITRKILKRLEKRLETVGQFRVSANMRGSSAEEVAERILSQPSLSGLQVVGNGVLVSLLTNIFNEETPRWYKLLKKLGL